A window of Pantoea agglomerans contains these coding sequences:
- a CDS encoding GNAT family N-acetyltransferase: MLIRTEIGVDAASIDSLLRRSFSTEAEAELVQQLREDGLLTLGVVATDDEGQVLGYAAFSPVTLQGEDRNWVGLAPLAVDESVRGQKIGEQLIYAGLDTLNEFGYSAVVVVGDPAYYNRFGFEPAARHGLRCRWQGSEAAFQIYRLADDAFVGAEGEIDFAEPFNRLA; encoded by the coding sequence ATGTTAATTCGCACAGAAATTGGGGTGGATGCGGCAAGCATCGACAGTTTGTTAAGACGCAGCTTCAGCACCGAAGCGGAAGCCGAACTGGTGCAGCAGCTGCGGGAAGACGGGCTGCTGACGCTGGGCGTGGTCGCGACGGACGACGAAGGCCAGGTGCTGGGCTACGCCGCGTTCAGCCCGGTGACGTTACAGGGCGAAGACCGTAACTGGGTCGGCCTGGCACCGCTGGCGGTCGATGAAAGCGTGCGCGGCCAGAAAATCGGCGAGCAGCTGATCTACGCCGGGCTGGATACGCTGAATGAGTTCGGCTACAGCGCGGTCGTGGTGGTGGGCGATCCGGCCTACTATAATCGCTTCGGCTTTGAGCCAGCTGCGCGCCACGGGCTGCGCTGCCGCTGGCAGGGCAGCGAAGCGGCATTTCAGATCTATCGCCTGGCGGACGATGCCTTTGTCGGCGCAGAAGGTGAGATCGATTTCGCCGAGCCGTTTAACCGGCTTGCGTAA